The Vigna unguiculata cultivar IT97K-499-35 chromosome 6, ASM411807v1, whole genome shotgun sequence genome contains a region encoding:
- the LOC114186913 gene encoding triacylglycerol lipase 2-like, with amino-acid sequence MANTVVSLVSIALLCITTAQGRTNFHGTPSSVTDHDFHIDGICQTAVETKGYQCEEHKVETDDGYILSLQRLPAGRSGQKADKPPVLLQHGLFCDALTWLINPPDEALGFILADNGYDVWISNTRGTKYSRSHKSLSPNDAAFWNWSWDELASYDLPALVKYVHNNTAQKIHYVGHSLGTLMAFTAFSRGQVLDRLRSAALLSPIAHMSEVNSPIARIFADTFLAEHLNLIGIREFIPNGEGSTRLVEGICKTLSIDCSKLLAYFTGPNCCLNSTLLNSLLDHGLQSTSTKNLIHLSQMIRTGNIAKYDYGNFLRNGQRYGKPFPPSYDFTAIPKEFPLFVSYGGLDMLSEVNGVKLLLNDLKTHDANNLVVLFRKEYAHVDFFMATNVKQVLYDPIISFFQVN; translated from the exons ATGGCCAACACAGTAGTAAGCTTGGTTTCAATAGCCCTTCTTTGCATTACAACAGCACAAGGGAGAACAAATTTTCATGGAACACCCTCTTCGGTCACTGATCATGATTTTCATAttgatggtatctgccaaacaGCGGTAGAGACAAAAGGTTACCAATGTGAAGAACATAAG GTTGAGACAGACGATGGCTACATCCTGAGTCTGCAGAGGTTGCCGGCGGGGCGGTCCGGTCAGAAAGCCGACAAGCCACCGGTGCTTTTGCAACATGGTCTCTTTTGT GATGCTCTGACATGGCTGATAAATCCTCCAGATGAAGCACTGGGCTTTATCTTAGCAGATAATGGATATGATGTGTGGATTTCCAATACTCGTGGAACAAAATATAGCCGCAGCCACAAATCACTGAGTCCTAATGACGCG GCTTTTTGGAATTGGTCATGGGATGAGTTGGCTAGTTATGATCTTCCTGCTCTCGTGAAGTATGTGCACAACAACACTGCTCAGAAAATTCACTATGTTGGCCATTCCTTG GGAACCTTAATGGCTTTTACTGCTTTCTCTAGAGGACAAGTTTTGGACAGGTTGAGATCAGCTGCATTGCTTTCCCCAATTGCTCATATGAGTGAAGTTAATTCACCAATAGCAAGAATCTTTGCTGACACATTTTTAGCTGAG CACCTCAACTTGATAGGCATCCGTGAATTCATTCCAAACGG AGAAGGGTCTACTAGATTAGTCGAAGGCATATGCAAGACTTTAAGTATTGATTGCTCAAAGCTGTTGGCGTATTTCACAG GTCCAAATTGCTGCTTAAATTCCACCCTATTAAATTCCTTGCTTGATCATGGACTACAGTCAACATCAACTAAGAATTTGATCCATCTTAGTCAAA TGATCAGAACTGGAAATATAGCGAAGTATGATTACGGTAATTTTTTAAGGAACGGGCAGCGCTATGGAAAACCATTTCCTCCTTCTTATGACTTCACAGCAATTCCAAAGGAATTTCCTCTTTTTGTGAGCTATGGAGGGTTAGATATGCTATCTGAAGTAAACGGTGTGAAGCTTTTGCTGAATGATCTCAAGACTCATGATGCAAACAACCTCGTCGTCTTGTTTAGGAAAGAATATGCTCATGTTGATTTTTTCATGGCTACCAATGTTAAACAAGTTCTTTATGATCCTATTATTTCTTTCTTCCAGGTTAATTGA